One window from the genome of Mycolicibacterium gadium encodes:
- a CDS encoding MMPL/RND family transporter, with amino-acid sequence MRNEHHRPPFIARTIRRFSLLIILGWLVMIVVSNLASVGWNWAAAIPSLEHVAERHSVSLMPEDAPSGQAMRRMGEKFEESSSDSSAMIVLEGEQPLGEDAQQYYSGLVTDLRNDPAHVEHVQDLWGDRLTSSSVQSPDGKAAYVQLNLVGDQGTPAGDQSVDAVRDIVDRTSPPPGVKVYLTGAAPLASDMQRSGNDSILKITAVTVVIIFTVLLIVYRSVVTVILLLIMVGVELAAARGVVALLGHLEVLTLSTFAVNMLVFLAIAAGTDYGIFFFGRYQEARQAGMDREAAYYNMYRGVAPVVLASGLTIAGAIFCLSFARLPYFHSMAIPCAIGMLVAVAVAVTLVPAGVAVAGRFGLLDPKRSLRAGRWRGIGTAIARWPAPILVSSLALALLGVATLPGYEPSYNDREYVSGDIPANEGFAAAERHFSQSRLMPDILLLEADHDMRNPADFLVLHRLAKAVFNIKGISRVQGITRPEGAPISRTSIPFLISMQNANLTQTMKFQEARIDDLLKQADGLSTMIGIMREQYSLMLKMNAITHRTIELTRELQVSVEDTRDKLADFDDFFRPIRNYFYWEPHCQNIPICFALRSIFETTDGTDRITQELDILVANLDDLDVLMPQIAAQLPPLIDSMSSVRDMLLTMHSTMSGFIKTMDESTQNVTAMGQAFDDSRSDDSFYLPPEVFENADFKRAMDSFLSPDGKAIRFIISHRGDPASPEGIARIDQIKLAAEEALKGTPLIDAKISMTGAASTAKDWKDGSKYDLWIAAIAAICLVFIIMLVITRSFIAALVIVGTVVLSLGASFGVSVLVWQYILGINLHWMVLAMSVIILLAVGSDYNLLLVSRMKEEVGAGINTGIIRAMGGTGKVVTTAGVVFAATMASMVVSDLRIIGQIGTTIALGLLFDTLIVRSFMTPSIAALLGRWFWWPQRVRPRPASALLEPIGPRWAARRYLLGERRPGDEDPVTDVIPRPLG; translated from the coding sequence ATGAGAAACGAGCACCATCGGCCCCCGTTCATCGCGCGGACGATACGCAGATTCTCACTACTCATCATCCTGGGTTGGCTGGTGATGATAGTGGTTTCGAACCTGGCATCGGTCGGCTGGAACTGGGCCGCGGCGATCCCCTCGCTGGAGCACGTCGCGGAGAGGCATTCGGTCTCTTTGATGCCCGAGGACGCGCCGTCCGGCCAGGCTATGAGGCGTATGGGCGAAAAGTTCGAAGAATCCAGCTCGGACAGCTCTGCCATGATCGTCCTGGAGGGAGAGCAGCCACTCGGCGAGGACGCGCAGCAGTACTACTCCGGGCTGGTCACGGACTTGAGAAACGATCCTGCGCATGTCGAGCATGTGCAGGACTTATGGGGCGATCGCCTCACGTCATCGAGCGTGCAGAGCCCTGACGGCAAGGCCGCATACGTACAGCTCAACCTGGTGGGCGACCAAGGGACGCCGGCGGGCGACCAGTCGGTGGACGCGGTCCGTGACATCGTGGATCGGACGTCGCCGCCGCCTGGGGTCAAGGTTTACCTCACCGGAGCCGCACCGCTCGCGTCGGACATGCAGCGCAGCGGCAACGACTCCATTCTGAAGATCACTGCAGTGACCGTCGTGATCATCTTCACGGTGTTGCTGATCGTGTACCGATCGGTCGTCACCGTGATCTTGCTGCTGATCATGGTTGGCGTCGAGTTGGCGGCGGCCCGCGGAGTGGTGGCCCTCCTCGGCCACTTGGAGGTATTGACGCTCTCGACGTTTGCCGTGAACATGCTGGTGTTCCTCGCTATCGCGGCAGGAACCGACTACGGGATCTTTTTCTTCGGTCGGTACCAGGAGGCCCGTCAAGCCGGCATGGACCGCGAAGCGGCCTACTACAACATGTATCGCGGCGTCGCCCCGGTCGTCCTGGCGTCCGGTCTGACCATCGCAGGCGCGATCTTCTGTTTGAGCTTTGCCCGGTTACCGTACTTCCACAGCATGGCCATCCCGTGCGCCATCGGCATGCTCGTTGCTGTCGCCGTCGCGGTGACGCTTGTTCCGGCAGGAGTCGCCGTCGCCGGCAGGTTTGGGCTGCTGGACCCCAAGCGCAGTTTGCGGGCGGGTCGATGGCGCGGGATCGGCACGGCAATCGCGCGGTGGCCCGCTCCCATCCTGGTATCTTCCCTTGCTCTCGCACTCCTCGGTGTGGCCACACTTCCAGGCTACGAACCGAGCTACAACGATCGGGAATATGTATCCGGCGACATTCCGGCAAATGAGGGCTTTGCGGCGGCCGAACGTCATTTTTCTCAGTCGCGTTTGATGCCGGATATTCTGCTGCTCGAAGCGGATCACGACATGCGCAATCCAGCCGATTTCCTGGTGTTGCACAGGCTGGCCAAAGCAGTCTTCAACATCAAGGGCATTTCTCGCGTGCAAGGCATCACCAGGCCCGAGGGGGCGCCGATCAGTCGCACCTCGATTCCATTTCTCATCAGCATGCAAAACGCCAACCTGACGCAGACCATGAAGTTTCAGGAAGCGCGCATAGACGATCTGCTCAAACAAGCCGACGGTCTTTCGACGATGATCGGCATTATGCGCGAGCAATACAGTTTGATGTTGAAGATGAATGCGATCACTCATCGCACGATCGAACTGACGCGCGAGTTGCAGGTGTCGGTGGAAGACACGCGGGATAAACTCGCCGATTTCGACGATTTCTTCCGCCCGATTCGCAATTACTTTTACTGGGAACCGCACTGCCAGAACATTCCCATTTGTTTCGCCCTCAGATCAATATTCGAAACTACGGATGGCACCGACCGGATAACCCAGGAATTAGATATTCTGGTCGCCAACCTCGACGACCTCGATGTGCTCATGCCGCAGATCGCCGCCCAATTGCCGCCGTTGATCGACAGCATGTCGAGCGTGCGGGACATGCTGCTCACCATGCACAGCACCATGTCGGGGTTCATCAAGACGATGGACGAATCGACGCAGAACGTCACCGCTATGGGGCAGGCGTTCGACGACAGCCGCAGCGATGACTCCTTTTATTTGCCCCCGGAGGTATTCGAGAACGCGGACTTCAAGCGAGCAATGGATTCTTTCCTGTCCCCCGATGGGAAGGCGATCCGATTCATCATCTCGCATCGCGGCGACCCGGCTTCGCCGGAGGGCATTGCGCGGATCGATCAGATCAAGTTGGCGGCCGAGGAGGCGCTGAAAGGGACCCCTCTGATCGACGCCAAGATCAGTATGACGGGCGCTGCGTCAACCGCGAAGGACTGGAAGGACGGGTCCAAGTACGATCTGTGGATTGCAGCAATCGCGGCAATTTGCCTGGTCTTCATCATCATGCTCGTCATCACCCGTAGTTTCATCGCGGCCTTGGTCATCGTCGGCACGGTTGTACTTTCGCTGGGCGCATCGTTTGGCGTGTCCGTATTGGTCTGGCAGTACATTCTGGGGATCAACCTGCACTGGATGGTTCTCGCAATGTCGGTGATCATCCTGTTGGCGGTGGGATCCGATTACAACCTGCTCCTGGTCTCGAGGATGAAAGAGGAAGTCGGCGCCGGTATCAACACGGGCATCATTCGGGCAATGGGCGGCACCGGCAAAGTCGTCACGACAGCCGGAGTCGTGTTCGCGGCGACCATGGCCTCCATGGTGGTCAGCGATCTGCGGATCATCGGGCAGATCGGCACCACCATCGCTCTTGGCCTCTTGTTCGACACCTTGATCGTGCGATCGTTCATGACGCCCTCCATCGCTGCGCTGCTCGGGCGCTGGTTCTGGTGGCCTCAACGAGTTCGCCCCCGGCCGGCCAGTGCGCTGCTGGAGCCGATTGGGCCCCGCTGGGCGGCACGGCGATACCTGCTTGGAGAGCGGCGCCCCGGCGACGAGGACCCGGTCACTGACGTGATCCCGCGGCCTCTGGGGTAG
- a CDS encoding hemophore-related protein, with protein sequence MIKVTLTRLGAAVGGLALSLAAGAGVASAAPDLGPAVNTTCSYPQLVSALNAQGPEAGAQFNKSPMLQAGLRQFLASDPAKRQQMAQNVLAAPAFAPFMGPVEQAFLTCNNF encoded by the coding sequence ATGATCAAAGTGACGTTGACCAGACTCGGCGCCGCGGTTGGCGGTCTGGCATTGTCGTTGGCCGCTGGAGCCGGGGTCGCCTCCGCAGCTCCTGACCTCGGCCCCGCCGTCAACACGACGTGCAGTTATCCACAGCTGGTTTCGGCGCTGAACGCCCAAGGACCGGAAGCCGGCGCGCAGTTCAACAAGTCGCCGATGCTGCAGGCTGGATTGCGTCAGTTCCTCGCCTCAGATCCCGCCAAACGGCAGCAGATGGCCCAAAACGTGCTGGCTGCGCCGGCGTTTGCGCCGTTCATGGGACCGGTCGAGCAGGCGTTCCTCACCTGCAACAACTTCTGA
- the pks2 gene encoding sulfolipid-1 biosynthesis phthioceranic/hydroxyphthioceranic acid synthase, translated as MASLGPIDDRSDRSALAKPSPEANAPETQVAVIGVGFRLPGGITSPEQLWDALLRGEDFITEIPSERWDADDYYDPEPGVPGRSVSKWGAFLDDVAGFDAEFFGISEREAASLDPQHRLLLESSWEAMEHAGVSTETMRESLTGVFMGLTHFDYQLMTADSPAMEEPYGYQGNILSMASGRIAYSLGLKGPALTVDTACSSGLVTVHMACRSLIDGESDMAFAGGAFVMLEPRKFVAGTAQGHLSPTGRCHAFDVAADGYVCGEASAVVLLKRLPDALRDGDRILAVVRGTAANQDGHTVNISTPSLDAQKAVYRAALAAGGVDARSVGMVEAHGTGTSVGDPIEYTSLAEIYGVESACALTSIKTNLGHAQSASGTLGLIKAVLALQHGVVPPNLHFTRLPDNIAGIDTKLFVPQAITDWPTSGDHPRRAAVSSYGVTGTNAHAILEQAPATAVINADHHGAAEKTEAASLLFPVSSTSADELRRTAGLLADWVDGHDDVALADLAYTLTRRRAHRPVRTAVTASSRRELTAALREVADGDTPYEAAVGRDDRGPVWVFSGQGSQWAQMGSQLLATEPVFAATVAQIEPVIARECGFSVTDAMSSPEIVTGIDRVQPTLFTMQVALAATLKAHGARPGAVIGHSLGEAAAAVVAGALSLEDGLRVICRRSRLMARIAGSGAMASVELPAKQVISELAVRSIKDVVVAVVASPESTVIGGATETVRELVAAWEQRDVMAREIAVDVASHSPQVAPILDELKAALAELNPMTPAVPFYSATQFDPREQPVCDSGYWVNNLRNMVRFAAAVRAAFEDGYRVFAELAPHPLLTHAIEQTARSLDMPLAAFASMRREQPLPSGLSGLVADLHSAGAAVDFSVLYPNGRLVDAPLPTWTHRRLWLDTDGQETPTHGGSTISVHPLLGPHVRLQEEPERHVWQGEVGTAAQPWLGDHQIRNVAVLPGAAYCEMALGAAHAVLGETAEVRDISFEDALLLDEHTTIGASAVVVSPGIVEFSVETNHDNEQSRQATAVLQAAPEDDVPPAYDTSALLARHPRREDGAESRKRLDQRGVTYGPAFAGLGVVHTGDDETPTVLAEVALPREIRSQQDAYGVHPALLDACFQSVAAHPDVQAKGGDLLALPLGIRRLRSYGAARNAHYCYTRVTKSDSSGIEADLDLLDEGGTVLLAVRGLHLGTGASQEHLNDRQLAERLLSVEWRQAQLPELPHTDAGSWLVIRAAATEAVAATVTDALKGQGAQCSSMSWSPHADVAAAAQELRNHLRPGGFSGVVILTGPQDSDAADQSPHSGRESVQHLVHIARELSESAVGSPRLYVVTRNAQTVAAADVANLEQAGLRGLMRVIGAEHPHLHATQIDLDDATDAKQLAQQLLSESEEDETAWRNNQWYTARLLPAPLRPEERRTTVANYEHDGVRLQIRTPGDLESMEFVAYDRVPPGPGQIEVAVSASSINFADVLLAMGRFPSFEGYLPQPGMDFAGVVTAVGPGVTDHHIGDRVGGVADGCWRTFITCDADLAVKLPAGLSDEQAAAVTTAHATAWYGLHDLARIAADDKVLIHSAMGGVGQAAVAIARAAGAEIFATAGSPERRQMLHDMGIEHVYDSRSIDFADEIRRDTSGYGVDIVLNSVTGAAQRAGLELLAFGGRFVEIGKRDIYGDTRLGLFPFRRNLTFYGLDLALMSQTHPRQIQELLRTVYRLVAVGELPMPASTHYPIADAATAIRVMGAAEHTGKLVLTIPRQGTSTVQMPPDQVPVFRRDGAYVVTGGLGGLGLFLAEKMAAGGCGRIVLSSRSQPTPEALQSIERIRATGADVVVDCGDIAEAGTAQRLVAAATATGLPVRGALHLAAVVEDATLVNITDEIIDRDWTPKVYGAWNLHMATADQPLDWFCSFSSAAALVGSPGQGAYAAANSWLDAFSLWRRAQGLPATSIAWGAWAEVGRATAVAASADVAITADEGAYAFEALLRHDRGYTGYAPITGAPWLTAFAERSPFAEAFRSTGENAAGNSRLNAELNELPPEEWPARLRRLLSDQVSLILRRNIDPDRPLAEYGVDSLGALELRTRIESETGVRLTSSGIASTSIRDLATQLSEKLAPAGGT; from the coding sequence ATGGCTTCATTGGGGCCGATCGACGATCGCTCAGACCGCTCGGCCCTGGCCAAGCCTTCGCCCGAGGCGAACGCACCGGAGACTCAGGTCGCTGTCATCGGCGTGGGCTTTCGTCTGCCTGGCGGGATCACCTCTCCGGAGCAGCTGTGGGACGCGCTCCTGCGCGGCGAGGACTTCATCACCGAAATCCCCTCCGAGCGTTGGGACGCCGACGATTACTACGATCCCGAGCCCGGGGTGCCCGGTCGGTCGGTGTCGAAATGGGGCGCTTTCCTCGATGACGTCGCGGGCTTCGATGCCGAGTTCTTCGGGATCAGCGAGCGCGAGGCCGCCTCGCTCGATCCGCAGCACCGGTTGTTGCTGGAAAGCTCCTGGGAAGCCATGGAGCACGCCGGTGTGTCGACCGAGACCATGCGTGAATCTCTCACCGGTGTGTTCATGGGGCTGACGCATTTCGACTACCAGTTGATGACGGCCGATTCCCCCGCCATGGAAGAACCGTACGGCTATCAGGGCAACATCTTGAGTATGGCGTCCGGTCGGATCGCCTACAGCCTGGGCCTGAAGGGTCCCGCGCTGACGGTAGACACCGCGTGTTCTTCGGGTCTGGTCACGGTGCACATGGCTTGTCGTAGCCTGATCGACGGCGAAAGCGATATGGCGTTCGCGGGCGGCGCCTTCGTGATGCTGGAACCGCGCAAGTTCGTCGCGGGGACGGCGCAGGGCCATCTGTCGCCCACCGGACGGTGTCATGCGTTCGACGTCGCGGCAGACGGATACGTGTGTGGCGAAGCTTCTGCCGTCGTGTTGCTCAAGCGATTGCCGGATGCGCTGAGGGATGGTGACCGAATCCTCGCGGTCGTGCGTGGCACGGCCGCCAACCAAGACGGCCACACCGTCAACATCTCGACGCCGTCGCTGGACGCGCAGAAAGCCGTGTATCGGGCAGCTTTGGCCGCTGGGGGGGTCGACGCCCGCAGCGTCGGCATGGTCGAGGCGCACGGCACCGGCACCTCGGTCGGTGATCCCATCGAATACACGAGTTTGGCCGAGATATACGGCGTCGAGAGCGCTTGTGCACTGACGTCGATCAAGACCAACCTCGGACATGCCCAGTCGGCCTCCGGGACGCTCGGGCTGATCAAGGCCGTGCTCGCTCTGCAGCATGGCGTTGTTCCACCGAACCTGCATTTCACCAGGCTGCCCGACAACATCGCCGGCATTGACACCAAACTTTTTGTGCCGCAAGCGATCACAGACTGGCCGACGAGTGGGGACCACCCCCGCCGCGCCGCAGTGTCATCGTATGGGGTGACGGGCACCAACGCCCACGCCATCTTGGAGCAGGCACCCGCGACCGCGGTGATCAATGCAGACCACCACGGCGCAGCCGAAAAAACCGAGGCCGCGTCACTGCTGTTTCCTGTGTCGTCCACCTCGGCCGACGAATTGCGCCGAACCGCAGGCCTGTTGGCTGATTGGGTAGACGGTCACGACGACGTGGCGTTGGCGGATCTGGCTTACACGCTGACGCGTCGGCGCGCGCATCGTCCCGTGCGCACCGCCGTCACTGCGAGCAGCCGGCGGGAACTCACCGCGGCTTTGCGTGAGGTCGCCGACGGCGACACTCCGTATGAGGCCGCCGTCGGGCGCGATGATCGGGGTCCGGTTTGGGTGTTTTCCGGCCAGGGTTCACAGTGGGCCCAGATGGGCTCGCAGCTGTTGGCGACCGAACCGGTATTCGCGGCCACGGTCGCGCAAATCGAGCCGGTGATCGCTCGCGAGTGCGGCTTCTCCGTCACAGATGCGATGTCGTCACCCGAGATCGTGACCGGCATCGACCGCGTTCAGCCGACATTGTTCACCATGCAGGTCGCGCTGGCCGCCACCCTGAAGGCCCACGGGGCACGCCCCGGCGCGGTCATCGGACACTCGCTCGGTGAGGCCGCAGCGGCTGTCGTCGCCGGCGCGCTGTCGCTGGAAGACGGCCTACGCGTCATCTGCCGCCGCTCACGGCTGATGGCCCGCATCGCCGGTTCCGGCGCCATGGCATCGGTCGAATTGCCTGCTAAGCAAGTGATTTCGGAGTTGGCAGTGCGCAGCATCAAGGACGTCGTGGTGGCGGTAGTGGCCTCGCCGGAGTCTACGGTGATCGGCGGAGCCACCGAGACGGTTCGCGAGCTCGTCGCGGCCTGGGAGCAGCGCGACGTGATGGCCCGCGAGATCGCCGTCGACGTCGCTTCGCATTCACCTCAGGTCGCCCCGATCCTCGATGAGTTGAAAGCTGCACTCGCTGAGCTCAATCCGATGACGCCCGCCGTGCCCTTCTACTCGGCAACCCAATTCGACCCTCGCGAACAGCCGGTGTGCGACAGCGGATACTGGGTGAACAACCTGCGCAACATGGTGCGCTTCGCTGCGGCGGTGCGAGCCGCTTTCGAAGACGGCTACCGGGTGTTCGCGGAGTTGGCGCCCCATCCGCTGCTCACGCATGCGATCGAGCAGACCGCCCGCAGTCTCGACATGCCGCTGGCCGCGTTCGCGAGCATGCGCCGTGAACAACCGCTGCCGTCCGGGCTGAGTGGACTTGTGGCAGATCTACACAGTGCGGGTGCCGCGGTGGACTTCTCCGTGTTGTACCCGAACGGGCGACTGGTGGACGCTCCTTTGCCGACGTGGACACACCGTCGGCTTTGGCTGGACACCGACGGCCAGGAAACCCCGACACATGGTGGCTCCACCATCTCAGTGCACCCGCTGTTGGGCCCACATGTGCGCCTTCAGGAAGAACCCGAGCGCCACGTGTGGCAAGGGGAAGTCGGCACCGCCGCCCAACCATGGTTGGGCGACCACCAGATCCGCAACGTGGCAGTGCTGCCGGGAGCGGCGTACTGCGAGATGGCTTTGGGGGCAGCGCATGCCGTGCTGGGCGAAACGGCTGAAGTCCGTGACATCAGTTTCGAGGACGCGCTGCTATTGGACGAACACACCACGATCGGCGCCTCGGCGGTAGTCGTATCACCGGGCATCGTCGAATTCAGTGTGGAAACGAACCACGACAACGAGCAGTCCCGACAGGCCACCGCCGTCCTCCAGGCCGCCCCCGAGGACGACGTCCCACCCGCGTACGACACGTCGGCGCTGCTTGCCCGGCACCCGCGCCGAGAAGATGGCGCCGAGTCACGTAAGCGCCTCGACCAGCGTGGTGTCACGTACGGCCCGGCGTTCGCCGGCCTCGGCGTCGTGCACACCGGCGACGACGAAACCCCCACCGTGCTGGCCGAAGTCGCCCTCCCACGCGAGATCCGCTCTCAGCAGGACGCGTACGGCGTGCATCCCGCACTGTTGGATGCCTGTTTCCAGTCCGTCGCGGCTCATCCGGACGTACAGGCCAAGGGCGGGGACCTATTGGCGTTGCCACTGGGCATCCGTCGCCTGCGTTCGTACGGCGCTGCGCGCAACGCGCACTACTGCTACACCCGGGTGACCAAGTCGGACAGTTCCGGGATCGAGGCGGACCTGGATCTGCTCGACGAGGGCGGGACGGTCCTGCTCGCCGTGCGGGGACTGCATTTGGGCACGGGGGCATCCCAGGAGCACCTCAACGATCGACAGCTCGCCGAGCGGCTGCTGAGCGTCGAATGGCGTCAGGCGCAGTTGCCTGAACTCCCCCACACTGACGCCGGAAGCTGGCTGGTGATCAGAGCCGCCGCCACCGAGGCGGTCGCCGCCACAGTGACGGATGCCTTGAAAGGTCAGGGTGCACAGTGCTCCAGCATGTCATGGTCACCGCACGCCGATGTCGCGGCGGCCGCCCAGGAGCTTCGAAACCACCTGCGTCCCGGTGGATTCAGCGGTGTCGTGATCCTGACGGGACCGCAAGACAGCGACGCAGCGGACCAGTCCCCGCACTCGGGGCGCGAGAGCGTGCAGCATTTGGTGCACATCGCCCGCGAATTGTCAGAGAGCGCGGTGGGATCGCCCCGTCTCTACGTCGTGACACGCAATGCCCAAACCGTGGCGGCGGCCGACGTGGCCAATCTGGAGCAGGCCGGGCTGCGCGGCCTGATGCGAGTGATCGGCGCTGAGCATCCGCACCTGCACGCCACCCAAATCGATCTGGATGATGCGACAGATGCCAAGCAGCTGGCGCAGCAGTTGCTCAGCGAGTCCGAGGAAGACGAGACGGCCTGGCGAAACAACCAGTGGTACACCGCACGGTTGCTCCCCGCTCCCCTGCGGCCCGAGGAGCGGCGCACCACCGTCGCCAACTACGAGCACGACGGCGTGCGTCTACAAATCCGCACTCCCGGTGATCTGGAGTCCATGGAATTTGTTGCCTACGATCGGGTTCCACCGGGGCCGGGACAGATTGAAGTCGCGGTCAGCGCGTCCAGCATCAACTTCGCCGATGTGCTTCTGGCCATGGGCCGCTTCCCCAGCTTCGAGGGGTACCTGCCGCAGCCGGGTATGGACTTCGCCGGCGTGGTGACCGCGGTTGGGCCCGGCGTGACCGATCACCACATCGGTGACCGCGTCGGCGGCGTCGCCGACGGTTGTTGGCGCACGTTCATCACCTGCGACGCCGACTTGGCCGTCAAATTGCCCGCTGGGCTGTCCGACGAACAGGCTGCCGCGGTCACCACCGCACACGCCACCGCCTGGTACGGCCTGCACGACCTGGCCAGGATCGCAGCCGACGACAAGGTGTTGATCCACTCCGCAATGGGGGGCGTGGGTCAGGCAGCCGTCGCGATCGCGCGCGCCGCGGGAGCGGAGATCTTCGCCACCGCCGGCAGCCCGGAGCGGCGTCAGATGTTGCACGACATGGGCATTGAGCATGTTTACGACTCGCGCAGCATTGACTTCGCCGACGAAATCAGGCGCGACACCAGCGGTTACGGCGTCGATATCGTACTCAACTCGGTGACCGGAGCAGCGCAGCGCGCCGGGCTGGAACTGCTGGCCTTCGGTGGACGATTTGTCGAGATCGGTAAACGGGACATCTACGGCGACACCCGGCTGGGACTTTTCCCTTTCCGTCGCAACCTGACGTTCTACGGCCTCGACCTCGCGCTGATGTCTCAGACCCACCCTCGGCAGATTCAGGAACTGCTGCGCACGGTGTATCGGTTGGTCGCAGTGGGCGAATTGCCGATGCCGGCGAGCACGCACTACCCGATCGCCGATGCCGCGACCGCCATCCGGGTGATGGGCGCGGCAGAGCACACGGGCAAGCTCGTGCTCACCATTCCGCGTCAGGGGACGAGCACCGTGCAGATGCCGCCGGATCAGGTTCCGGTGTTCCGCCGCGACGGCGCCTACGTCGTCACCGGCGGGCTGGGGGGCCTGGGGCTGTTCCTCGCCGAGAAGATGGCAGCGGGCGGCTGCGGGCGGATCGTGCTGTCCTCACGCTCGCAGCCGACGCCCGAAGCGTTGCAGTCCATCGAGCGCATCCGTGCGACGGGTGCCGACGTCGTGGTGGACTGCGGGGATATCGCCGAAGCCGGCACCGCACAGCGGTTGGTGGCCGCCGCCACCGCCACCGGGCTACCGGTGCGCGGTGCGCTGCATCTGGCGGCCGTGGTCGAGGACGCCACACTGGTGAATATCACCGACGAGATCATCGACCGTGACTGGACACCAAAGGTTTACGGCGCTTGGAACCTGCACATGGCCACCGCGGATCAGCCGCTGGACTGGTTCTGCTCGTTCTCCTCGGCAGCGGCGCTGGTCGGCTCGCCCGGACAAGGGGCCTACGCCGCGGCCAACAGCTGGCTGGATGCGTTCAGTCTGTGGCGTCGGGCTCAGGGGCTGCCGGCGACTTCGATCGCCTGGGGCGCGTGGGCTGAGGTCGGGCGCGCCACCGCGGTGGCGGCGAGTGCTGATGTCGCGATCACCGCCGACGAGGGCGCGTACGCGTTCGAAGCGCTGCTGCGCCACGACCGTGGCTATACCGGCTACGCGCCGATCACGGGCGCACCGTGGTTGACCGCCTTCGCTGAACGCAGCCCCTTCGCCGAGGCATTCCGTTCCACCGGGGAGAACGCTGCGGGCAACAGCAGATTGAATGCCGAACTCAACGAGTTGCCTCCCGAGGAGTGGCCCGCCCGACTGCGGCGACTACTGTCCGATCAGGTCAGCCTGATCTTGCGTCGCAACATCGACCCCGACCGGCCGCTCGCCGAGTATGGAGTCGACTCGCTGGGAGCCCTCGAACTGCGTACCCGTATTGAGTCCGAAACGGGTGTTCGGCTTACCTCCAGCGGAATCGCGTCCACGTCCATTCGTGATCTCGCGACTCAGCTGTCCGAGAAGCTGGCGCCCGCGGGCGGCACGTGA